The Chrysemys picta bellii isolate R12L10 chromosome 24, ASM1138683v2, whole genome shotgun sequence genomic interval CAGCACCAGGCTACAGCTGCCTCGTTCCACCCCCGAGGTGTCTGCAGGGCAGCGAGTGCTAGTGACAGGCGTAAAGCACTTTGCGTGGCCTCAGGCCCGTTCACCGCGAGCTCCCGGCAGTACTCACTGCACGTTGAACTGCTGGAGGATCACAGCCAGGCTCTCACACAGACCTTCCACTGCAAACTTGCTGGCGCAGTACACGGCATTGAAGGGGATCCCTAGGGCACAGCGGGAGGGACGGGTGAGAACCGGCAGGGGGTGCCTGGCCAGCTCCTCCCAGACAGCCCCCAGGAGCTCAGATGTTATGCTGGGCCCCACATTTCACCCCCACGAGGAGGGATTTGCAAGGCCACGTGGGTACCCACAGGCCATGGGGTGTGGGCAGCATCCCAGAACACAGGTGTGGCTGTCCTAGTGTGTGCACGTGTGGGGGGATGTATGTGTCTCTCACCTTGCAGCGCCCCCACGCTGCTGGAAATGATGATCTTGCCGGCCTTGCGACGCTTCATGCCGGGCAGAAAGGCCTGGATGGTGCCAATGGTCCCAAACACGTTCACATCAAAGATGGTCTTCATGGCCTGGAAGGAGCAGGTCTCCAGGGGGCCCATCAGCCCCACCCCGGCATTGCACACTGGCGGGGCACAGCAAGGAGCCGCCGTTAGAGAGGTGCAGGGAAGGGAGCTCCCTGGGGCCCACGCCCCCCACAGTGCCAGCCCCACGCATTCAAAAATAACAAGTCAGCCCCCAAAAGGGCATGAAATTGGCGTAGAAATCTGAAGCGCAGGGCTCTGGTCACCAACCTTTGGGGGCCGAGCCCTTAGGGCTCACCTATCCCAGCAGCCACCCCGACACCAGGGCTGGACACTTCCGTCTCTTTCGCAGTGAGAAGCGCGATTCTCGCCCAGTCACAGGGCTCCAGGTGCCAGGGCTTTATGACAAACCCCAGGGACCGCGGGAGCAGCAGGACTGGACATTATCCCCTTCTGAGATGCATgtgtcagggggcaggggccacACACTGGCCCTCCCCCCGCTGCTCCGGGGGCCTCCCTTTCCTTCAGTGGCTCTGCAGGCTCGGCCCAGGGGAGCCCCTCGAGGAGCTGGCGAGTGGGGTCTGAGCTGTGCGAACCCCCAGGACCTATCACACGTGACAGATCTGCCTTGATGCCCAGCAGGCAGGGAGATGCAGAGGGCTGGCTGGGAACTAGGCCCCCTTcccagggctggctcaggggggagTGAAGGAAGCTGGCGCAGGGCCGAGGCGCACGGGGCTTGCAGAGACGCCTGGCCGGACCAGCTCACCCAGCACGTCGACGCGCTGCTCCTGCACCTGCTGCGCGGCTGCGGCGAGCGAGAGCGGGTCGGTGACATCCAGCTGCAGGATCTCCAGGGTGCTGGCGTGGCAGCCCCGCACGCACTCCAGCAGCCGCTCCTTCTTGGCCAGGTTGCGCATGGTGGCGTAGACTAGGCGAGAACGAGCACCCAGCTTGCTGATTGcaatccccccccagcccctgggcactTGGTGGGGGATCTTCTCTGCCTCCAGGGGAGCCCCCCACTCTGGGGAGTACAAAGACCCTCCTGCTACGGGACAAAGGCTTTGCTGGGGATTGCACCATGCAAGTCTCTCCCTAACGTCCCCCCCCCAGAGATACCTGGAGCCCATGCTCCCCTTAGACCGAAGGCTCGTCCCGGCCCAGCTCAGCCAAAGGGCCACCTCCCTCCAGGGCCATGCGGGCGCAGAGCAAGTGATggctcccccacctcctgggatGCAGCAGAAGGGGTGATCTCTAGGGAGCCCCATCTGCATGAACCAGGAGCAGCTACTGCCCCCCAAGTGCTCAGGGCCCCAGCCAGCTCATCGCCAGGCGCTCCTTGTCCTGCCGGACACCACACAGCTCCAAGTCACCTCCTCTCCCGAGGCTGCGACCTGCCCAGGATCATCTGCCCCTCCGGCCCCAGGGAGTTCATTCTGCTGAGATTGCTTGGGAGGGAGTAGCCTGGACCCCAACTCCCAGTGCTTTTTCCTAGAGGGCCTGTATTCCTAACGGAGTGTGTCCCGCCGGCCCCACCTTGCCCAGCCCCATAGCATCCCCATCTCCAACCCACAGCCGCTGCTCCCATCAcctggggctgcagagcccggctcctccccagctaaGGAACAGCCCCTCGTTCGCCCATTGCACTGGAGTGCACCAGCTGCTGGGTCAGGACCAGCTCCCGCTCGCGGCCACACAAGCCCTGGCAGTACCTTTAAACCTGCGGGAGGCGTCCGAGGCCAGGCGCACGGCCAGCCCCAGGCCGATCCCCGAGGAGCAGCCTGTAATGAGCACCACGGTCTTCTCCATCGCTGGCTCCGGCTTGGAGACAGAGCATCCAACGCAGctgcaactcctggtgcctggaGGCAGCGAGGGGCTGTGGGCTCCGCTATTTTGTCTACTTTCTTATCTCAAGGCTGGGCTCTTCCCCGTCCCTCCTCCACCCTCAGCAGAGCTTCCCTTTTCCTTCACTCTCCACTCGGGGAGATAAGATTCCAGCAGAGAGGCCATGGCTGAGGCTCCGAGCggggaggggtgtggtggggcaggggcagcctgtTTGCAGGAGGTGACAAATGGCCTCACCCCGGCCCAGGACACAGGCTTAGGGCTGTGGCAGTCTCAGGCGGCCATGGTGGGCAGTGGGGTGCGGGGTTGATAGGTAGGAATTGGAGCCAGCAGAGACCCCTGGGCTCAGCCTGATCCTTCcccaaggggcagggccagcgcAGGATCGCTCCCTGTGCGCTCGCCACCGTTTCATCCAAGCCCCCCACTGACGCCGGCGCCCCAGCAAAGGagcttccactcctccccctggaGCCACCAAAGCCCGGCTGCTGCTTCCCTCGGCCACTCGGCCAGTGCCCCTGCCAAAGGAAATTCAGCTGGCTTGGCAAATCCAGGCTGGCTAGCCCTCGTCATCCACGGGGTGCTGACACATGCATTGTTTAGTCATTTGGTTCCAGTCCCTTTCCAGGGATCGAAGTtgggctgactggcctatagtgcCCTGGCGCGTCATTGGTCCCCtttctacagatggggaatgtCAAACCTTTCTCCAGGCTTCTGGGACCTaactggagggagggagcgacTGATCCAGGGGCATCCAAAGCCAGGCCCCTGCAGTGGCTCATTTAAGACCCACAAAAGGGTACCTTGGCCAGACACCTCCAGCCAAACTCCACCGGCATGGAGCCCCCCGGGCTCGGAGGGCCGAGCTGAGTCCCGCAGCATCAGAacagctggctggctgcagacagcCTGTCCGGGACGCGGCCGGCCGTGTTGTGACTGCTGCAGCTGTGAATGCCAGCCCCTGGCTGTTCTCAGAGACCTGCTCCGATTCACAGCTGCCGCTCTCCCTGCCCCGCTGCGCACGGCGCCAAGAGCCACGTCGCCCTCTGCTAAGAACgccgggagggggtggggaagagacaccCCAGGCGCGGAATGAAGGGATTCCAGGTCTTTAATTGGAAAGTGCTGCCAACGTACACAAGTGTATAAAAATCATTCGGCTAAAAGAGAGACAGtcccactgcagcccagccccgtgCTCCGGCGGCAGCCCTCGCTCCCCAGAGAGGATGGCAGCAACTGGAATTCAGACACATGCCAGCTCGGCTTGGGAGCTCACGTGCTGGTGCGGGAAGGGGGCAAGGCCCAGAAGAGCActctgggtggaggagggggagtgggggggtcccTGGTGTAAAAATATAACTGTCCTCGTAAAAATATATCCCCAAAGTCTGTTTTTGTTTAGTACAAAGGCACCCAGGGGTACGGAGTGGGGAGCCGGCCCCCAGCCGGACAGGTCCTAGCACTAGGAATACCCCCACGTGGGCGAGCCGCTGTTCTGGGGCAGATCTGCCCCCATTTGAGACCAGCAGAGAGGGCATGTGGGGAGAAGCGTGGGGACAGCCCTTGGAACTGCTCCAACACTCAGGGGCTGGGAGGCAGTTTCGGGGGAACAGGAGAAGTTGAGGCAGCACCCCCTAGCCAGGGACAGATGGGAGGTGCGGGCGAGGCAGCGTCTCCTCCTAGCCCTGGCCAGGGGTGCGATACGCAGGGAGCCGGTTGCAGCGTGCACTTTGCAACGGCATCAAAGCAGCAGGATTGGAGCTTTGCGACCTCCTTTTTTGTTCTTTAGCGCCCGGAATAGCAGCGTGTGAACACTCCCCTCCCCGGGCCGAGGGCTTGGGAGGGTCCCGCTGCATTTCCTGCCCCTCAGCCTGTTCCGAAGCGATTCCCTCCTCAGAGCTCCCAAAGCCCTGGAGCTGCCAGTGGTGGGGAAACTGCACTTGGCTTTTTCCAGCCTATAGCAGCGAGGGCATCACCTACAAGGTGGGCACGACCCACATATGCCCATCTCAGGTCTGCAGCCAGCACCATGGTATCCCAGTGTCTGTCCCCGCCCCCGGCTGCGAATCCCATGCCCCAAAGGGATCAGCATTCTCACCCCTCTGTCCCGCCTGCCCCTGCAACAGGCCTCGTCCACCCTCCCCCAGACGCTGGGATCAGCCTCCAAGCCGCAAGGCTGGGCCGACGGAGACACTGGTCAGGTCAGAGCATCCCAGCGCCCCGAGGCCAGTGCAGGATCAGTCCCTCCAGCCCGTTCCCCGGGAGCTCATTCCCCAGCTCGCTGCGCTGCACTGGCAGGTCCAGCCCGGACCTGCTCCCGCCCACGCGGCGGCGTCGCTCACACGCAGCACAAGGCTCCTGCTCGGTTTCCCTTTGGGTCCAGGGCCTTGGTTCAGGCTCTGGCAGAGGCTTGGGAGGGGGGACAGAAGCTGGGGGCACCAGCATCTCCGGCGCGGGAGAGACCGGGCCAGCCGCAGAGACGCCACTCCCATCCCCGGAAGGTCCCAGAGCCGCCGGCCCTCACGCAGCCCCCGCCCGGCCGCGCCGCATGGCGTGGGGATAATACTTGAGGAAGATCTTCCTGGCGATCTCCAGCGTGTCGCCGGCCGGCTGGGAGGGGTAGCGCTTGCCGTTGTAGACGAAACCCCTCTCCAGCTGGAAGACGGCCTGGTTGAACTGCTCCTGGTGGAAGGGGGTGCCGGTGTTCAGGCTCTCCACCAGCGCCGAGACAAAGAGGCTCCAGCGCACCCGGTAATAGTCCAGCACCAGCCCCCCAAGCTGCTTGTTGGCGTAGTCCAAGATGTTGCCGCTGGGTCCCCACAGCGTCACCTGGTTGCGGGCGTTCAGGTCGTATAGCTCGGCTTCCTTGTCACTGGTGGCTGCGGCCCGAGCCTGCTCCAGCCAGCGGCCCAGCAGGAAGTGGGGGTCACTGGCCAGGAGGGCGTCCAGCTCCGGGAGCAGGTCGTACAGCAGCACCCCGCCGGCAGTCAGCAGCTCCGGCAGTGAGCGGCTCTGAAAGGCCTGCTTGATCTCCAGGTAGTACTCGCTCACCAGCTGCTGCGCGGCCTGCCGGGTCACGTCCACCAGGTCGTAGCGGAAGGTGGGGCTGGCCCCCAGCTCGGCAGCGGCGTCCAGCAGCAGGCGCCAGGCCTCGTAGACGTCGCTCTTGTTGTACCACAGCTCCGTGGCCATGCGCAGGGACGGCCGGCGCACCAGCGGGCTGTGGTTGTGGTTGACACAGATCCCCGAGCAGTTGTAGACGCTGCGGAGCAGCAGCTGCCAGGCGCCGGCGGCCTCCGCGTTCCTGGCGC includes:
- the HSD17B1 gene encoding 17-beta-hydroxysteroid dehydrogenase type 1 isoform X1; protein product: MEKTVVLITGCSSGIGLGLAVRLASDASRRFKVYATMRNLAKKERLLECVRGCHASTLEILQLDVTDPLSLAAAAQQVQEQRVDVLVCNAGVGLMGPLETCSFQAMKTIFDVNVFGTIGTIQAFLPGMKRRKAGKIIISSSVGALQGIPFNAVYCASKFAVEGLCESLAVILQQFNVHVTLIECGPVNTSFLANLQRTDAEGSALQGLDPQTRALYSQYLQHCQSLFRDVAQDTEEVLQVFLEAICAPCPPLRSFTTQFFMPLTRLKLTSPDGSEYVRAMHKFVFSAGEAQGDQA
- the HSD17B1 gene encoding 17-beta-hydroxysteroid dehydrogenase type 1 isoform X2 codes for the protein MEKTVVLITGCSSGIGLGLAVRLASDASRRFKVYATMRNLAKKERLLECVRGCHASTLEILQLDVTDPLSLAAAAQQVQEQRVDVLVCNAGVGLMGPLETCSFQAMKTIFDVNVFGTIGTIQAFLPGMKRRKAGKIIISSSVGALQGIPFNAVYCASKFAVEGLCESLAVILQQFNVHVTLIECGPVNTSFLANLQRTDAEGSALQGLDPQTRALYSQYLQHCQSLFRDVAQDTEEVFLEAICAPCPPLRSFTTQFFMPLTRLKLTSPDGSEYVRAMHKFVFSAGEAQGDQA